Proteins encoded in a region of the Clostridium beijerinckii genome:
- the spoIIIAA gene encoding stage III sporulation protein AA, which yields MIGEEEIVGIFPTKIGNLLKDRLNKEQVYELRIKIGKPILVYSKYGESIINYISTKEDMKSIMQKVSNYSLYAYEEDIRQGFITIKGGHRIGIAGECVMEKGEVKTIRNISSVNIRICREVIGCSNKVMKYITSAYKVHNTIIISPPKCGKTTILRDIARNISSGMPSLGVTGKKVAVIDERSEIGACYFGIPQSDLGIRTDVLDNCLKREGLIMAIRSLSPEVLICDEIGTKGDIEALIMAFNSGVNIITTIHGFTIEDLYKRRVLSDLLDNEILERAIILSNRNGIGTVENVYSIKGGESMCLN from the coding sequence TTGATTGGTGAAGAAGAGATAGTGGGAATTTTTCCAACTAAAATAGGTAATTTACTTAAGGATAGACTTAATAAAGAACAGGTATATGAGCTTAGGATTAAAATTGGGAAACCAATTTTGGTTTACTCAAAATATGGAGAAAGTATTATTAATTATATTTCTACAAAGGAAGATATGAAAAGTATTATGCAAAAAGTTTCCAATTATTCATTATATGCCTATGAAGAAGATATAAGGCAAGGATTTATAACAATTAAAGGTGGACATAGGATCGGCATAGCTGGTGAATGTGTAATGGAAAAGGGTGAAGTAAAGACTATACGAAATATTTCATCTGTAAATATAAGAATTTGCAGAGAAGTAATTGGATGTTCAAATAAGGTTATGAAATATATTACATCTGCATATAAAGTTCATAATACTATAATAATTTCTCCACCTAAATGTGGAAAGACAACAATTTTACGAGACATAGCTAGAAATATATCAAGTGGAATGCCATCTTTAGGAGTTACTGGTAAGAAGGTGGCTGTGATAGATGAACGAAGTGAAATAGGAGCCTGCTATTTTGGAATTCCTCAAAGCGATTTAGGAATCAGAACAGATGTATTAGATAACTGTTTAAAAAGAGAAGGGTTAATCATGGCAATTAGAAGTCTTTCTCCGGAAGTACTAATTTGCGATGAAATAGGCACTAAGGGCGATATAGAAGCACTTATTATGGCGTTCAATTCTGGCGTAAATATAATAACAACAATCCATGGTTTTACAATAGAAGATTTATATAAGAGAAGAGTTCTTAGTGATTTATTAGATAATGAGATTTTGGAAAGAGCAATAATATTAAGTAACAGAAATGGAATTGGAACAGTTGAAAATGTGTATAGCATAAAAGGAGGTGAGAGTATGTGCTTAAATTAA
- the spoIIIAD gene encoding stage III sporulation protein AD, producing MLIVKIVGIAFITLFIMLLFKQSKNELNTFLVLTAGALILLIMIEPLRQVIDFVKEIADKANIDMVYIGIVLKILAIAYIASFSSALCKDANADSLATQIDLSGKIMILVLAIPILMAVLNSILQIM from the coding sequence ATGTTAATAGTAAAAATTGTAGGTATAGCGTTTATAACATTATTTATTATGCTATTATTCAAGCAATCTAAAAATGAATTAAATACATTCCTTGTTCTAACTGCGGGTGCATTAATTCTTCTTATTATGATAGAGCCACTTAGACAAGTTATAGATTTTGTAAAAGAAATTGCAGATAAAGCCAATATTGATATGGTCTATATCGGAATAGTACTCAAGATTTTGGCTATAGCATATATAGCATCATTTTCAAGTGCATTATGTAAGGATGCTAATGCCGATAGTCTTGCAACTCAAATAGATTTATCAGGTAAAATAATGATTTTAGTACTAGCAATTCCGATACTTATGGCAGTATTAAATTCTATATTGCAGATAATGTAG
- a CDS encoding GNAT family N-acetyltransferase, protein MDLKLQYNCSNIDWEEVSSILEKVGMSHYEGEIHKKAFENSYAAVFAFDNDKLIGFGRAISDGVYQSAIYDVAVLPEYQGKSIGSKIVNKILEGVPTCNAILYASPGKEKFYEKLNFRKMKTGMAFFRNSIKMQMKGFIE, encoded by the coding sequence ATGGATCTAAAATTACAATATAACTGTAGTAATATAGATTGGGAAGAGGTATCTAGTATACTAGAAAAAGTAGGGATGAGTCATTATGAAGGCGAAATACATAAGAAAGCATTTGAAAATAGTTATGCTGCTGTATTTGCTTTTGATAATGATAAGTTGATTGGTTTTGGACGAGCAATCTCTGATGGAGTTTATCAATCTGCAATTTATGATGTAGCTGTGCTACCTGAATATCAAGGTAAGAGTATAGGAAGTAAGATTGTTAATAAAATCTTAGAAGGCGTTCCTACATGTAATGCTATATTATATGCTTCACCTGGAAAAGAGAAATTTTATGAAAAATTAAATTTTAGAAAGATGAAAACAGGAATGGCTTTTTTCAGAAATTCCATTAAAATGCAAATGAAAGGTTTTATAGAATAA
- the spoIIIAB gene encoding stage III sporulation protein SpoIIIAB, with protein MLKLILIVCIFIISTYIGFAYGETFKKRQEQLKEILKSLTILQNDIVYGTTPLPEALGNLSHKVCKPLSNFIESVVNRLLKGNVESVYEAALEEFQVLENEFYLERDDRKIMSDFFKYLGESGVYGQEKIFILAIEGIKINLSDAEENAKKNTKLYRYLGVCLGAMIIIFMI; from the coding sequence GTGCTTAAATTAATTCTTATAGTATGCATATTTATTATAAGCACATATATAGGATTTGCATATGGAGAAACTTTCAAGAAAAGGCAGGAGCAGCTTAAAGAGATATTAAAATCTTTAACAATTCTCCAAAATGATATAGTTTATGGAACAACTCCTTTGCCTGAAGCTTTGGGAAATTTATCACATAAAGTGTGCAAGCCTCTGAGCAATTTTATTGAATCAGTGGTTAATAGATTACTAAAAGGGAATGTAGAAAGCGTATATGAAGCAGCATTAGAGGAGTTTCAAGTGTTAGAAAATGAATTTTATCTTGAACGTGATGACAGAAAGATAATGTCAGATTTTTTTAAGTATCTTGGAGAATCAGGTGTTTATGGACAAGAAAAAATATTCATATTGGCGATTGAAGGAATAAAAATAAATCTAAGTGATGCAGAGGAAAATGCAAAGAAGAATACAAAGCTTTATAGATATCTTGGAGTATGTTTGGGAGCAATGATAATCATATTTATGATATGA
- the efp gene encoding elongation factor P has product MITAGDIRKGTTFELDGQVFTVVEFLHVKPGKGAAFVRTKLRNVISGGVTDTTFNPTTKLQEAVIERKEMQYLYSDGELYYFMDQETYEQIPLNYEKVEDAIRFLKENMFATIKFFKGDAFSVEAPNFVELLITQSEPGVKGNTATNAMKPATLETGAIVNVPMFVNEGDVIRVDTRTGEYMERV; this is encoded by the coding sequence ATGATAACAGCAGGAGATATAAGAAAAGGAACAACGTTTGAATTGGATGGACAAGTATTTACAGTAGTAGAATTTTTACATGTTAAGCCAGGTAAAGGAGCAGCATTCGTAAGAACTAAACTTAGAAATGTAATTTCAGGTGGAGTTACAGATACAACATTCAATCCAACTACAAAATTACAAGAAGCAGTAATCGAAAGAAAAGAAATGCAATATCTTTATTCAGATGGAGAATTATATTACTTCATGGATCAAGAAACATATGAGCAAATTCCTTTAAACTACGAAAAAGTTGAAGATGCAATAAGATTCTTAAAAGAAAATATGTTTGCAACAATAAAATTCTTTAAAGGTGATGCATTCTCAGTAGAAGCTCCAAACTTTGTTGAATTATTAATAACACAATCTGAACCAGGCGTTAAAGGAAACACTGCTACTAATGCAATGAAACCAGCTACACTTGAAACAGGTGCGATAGTTAATGTTCCTATGTTTGTTAATGAAGGTGATGTTATAAGAGTAGACACTAGAACTGGCGAATACATGGAAAGAGTTTAA
- the spoIIIAE gene encoding stage III sporulation protein AE, producing MKMIKRVTFIVLMSLMINIFISAVPGDSFIGSRTIYAAEVNNKVDMETGNNTNFYDKNKSKQSSENEVNIDELGGSAKEEINSLYEYISKMKTDVELMNNLNPVEYVKTYIKEGKGNLSIDTLLKAALSIIFKEVKSVLSLVISIVTIAIICSLLKNLQDAFSGESISQVAFYACYALIIMVLSKSFIISISVAKDVINNISDFMSALLPILVTMISLAGGIAAATTLDPIVLGAVVFIPKVYSNVIIPMILMGFVLEFANNISAEHKINNLCKLFKQIIIWFQGIIVTIFIGLLTIRGITSTTIDAVTLKTAKFAVDNFIPIVGKAFSDAITSVAGYSLIIKNAISSIGLVVIILILLHPLIKLVLIEFIYKLSAALIEPISDSRITKSLEAAGSSMMLIISCVLTVSFMFFILIGIMASTGRFIVGG from the coding sequence ATGAAGATGATAAAAAGAGTTACGTTTATAGTATTAATGAGCCTTATGATTAACATATTTATTTCGGCTGTGCCAGGTGATTCTTTTATTGGGTCGAGAACTATTTATGCGGCAGAAGTAAATAATAAAGTTGATATGGAAACAGGTAATAACACAAACTTTTATGATAAGAATAAAAGTAAACAATCTTCTGAAAATGAAGTTAACATAGATGAATTAGGGGGAAGTGCGAAAGAAGAAATTAATTCGCTATATGAATATATAAGCAAAATGAAAACAGATGTTGAGCTCATGAACAATTTAAATCCAGTTGAATATGTCAAAACTTATATCAAAGAAGGTAAAGGGAATCTTTCAATTGATACACTTCTAAAAGCAGCATTAAGCATAATATTTAAAGAAGTGAAAAGTGTATTATCTTTAGTAATATCAATAGTTACAATAGCAATAATATGTTCACTACTAAAAAATCTACAAGATGCATTTTCAGGTGAAAGTATATCCCAAGTAGCATTTTATGCATGCTACGCCTTAATAATAATGGTGTTATCAAAGAGTTTTATAATTTCAATTTCAGTTGCTAAAGATGTAATAAATAATATTTCAGATTTTATGAGTGCGCTTCTCCCTATTCTTGTGACTATGATTTCTCTTGCTGGAGGAATAGCAGCGGCTACTACATTAGATCCTATAGTACTTGGTGCAGTTGTATTTATACCTAAAGTTTATTCCAATGTGATAATTCCAATGATATTAATGGGATTTGTATTAGAATTTGCGAATAACATATCAGCAGAGCATAAAATAAATAATTTGTGTAAGTTGTTTAAGCAGATCATTATATGGTTTCAGGGAATCATAGTAACAATTTTTATAGGATTATTAACGATTAGAGGGATTACATCAACTACGATTGATGCAGTAACACTAAAGACGGCAAAATTCGCTGTAGACAACTTTATTCCTATTGTTGGAAAAGCCTTTTCGGATGCGATTACTTCTGTTGCTGGATATTCACTTATAATAAAAAACGCTATAAGTTCAATAGGGTTAGTTGTAATTATCTTAATTCTCTTACATCCTCTTATTAAGTTAGTTCTTATAGAGTTTATATATAAATTATCAGCAGCATTAATAGAACCAATAAGCGATTCGAGAATAACGAAGTCATTGGAGGCAGCGGGAAGTTCCATGATGCTTATAATATCATGTGTATTAACTGTAAGCTTTATGTTTTTTATATTAATAGGTATCATGGCATCCACTGGTAGGTTTATAGTTGGAGGATAA
- the spoIIIAG gene encoding stage III sporulation protein AG: MDKDKLKKEFSKILEQKKMKSLIAVCIILAFILIAMNVFSSGNNNFSSNKLSSTAAKTNAENVDDTKINNEADEKNYEEKQKNDLKNILKKMNGVGDVEVMMSFENGGEKVPAYDKNNQKSTTEENDTEGGKRVTNQDTDASKTVMTTSDGNNEPFILKTYKPKITGIIILAEGADNSKIKYGIEQAVSKLYNLSLDKVNVYSMKK; the protein is encoded by the coding sequence ATGGATAAAGATAAATTAAAAAAAGAATTTAGCAAAATACTAGAGCAGAAAAAGATGAAGAGCCTTATAGCAGTTTGCATAATACTTGCATTTATCCTGATTGCTATGAATGTATTTTCATCTGGCAACAATAATTTTAGCAGCAATAAACTATCATCTACCGCAGCTAAAACAAATGCAGAAAATGTAGATGATACTAAAATAAATAATGAAGCAGATGAAAAAAATTATGAAGAAAAACAAAAAAATGATTTAAAAAACATATTAAAGAAAATGAATGGAGTTGGTGATGTTGAGGTAATGATGTCTTTTGAAAATGGAGGAGAAAAAGTTCCGGCATATGATAAGAATAATCAAAAGTCAACTACAGAGGAAAATGATACCGAGGGTGGAAAAAGAGTTACAAATCAAGACACAGATGCGTCAAAAACTGTAATGACAACATCTGATGGAAATAATGAACCATTTATTTTGAAAACATATAAGCCTAAAATTACTGGGATAATAATACTTGCAGAAGGTGCTGACAATAGCAAGATAAAATATGGAATAGAACAAGCTGTGTCAAAACTATATAACTTAAGTTTAGATAAGGTTAATGTATATAGCATGAAGAAGTAG
- a CDS encoding type II secretion system F family protein: MNSNNSESSTYRGFKNITHFSFKKDMRIKHKTDEKQLALISGSLSQIYKDGIRITEALDLVADILSSKIYKDSLYGVLELIKQGSSLSQGFSEFKDLYPEFFIGIISIGENTGKLYEVLKGLSVYYDKSLFIKKEIKNACIYPMFVFISMILLSIFLVNEVIPNFFEIYKSMNVKLPKGCQVIYDMSIAFKDNHLVTGVAIFSWGLILIILIKCLSNQISINKLTKISIVRSFFEYIMVLLFSIITSTGINISQALKYCENSMSFMYLRNKITEINSSIISGETLTESLEKSGVFSKYALAIVRIREEGGTIEEGFKELANTLEYRLNEKIQKYLKLINPIFIIMMAGFITIFLLIFVLPLFNNLQGGIRK; the protein is encoded by the coding sequence ATGAATAGCAATAATTCGGAAAGTTCGACTTATAGGGGATTCAAAAATATAACACATTTTAGCTTTAAAAAAGATATGAGGATTAAGCATAAAACAGATGAAAAACAGTTGGCGCTAATATCAGGAAGTTTGTCACAGATTTATAAGGATGGAATAAGAATAACTGAAGCATTAGATTTAGTAGCAGATATATTATCAAGCAAGATCTATAAGGATAGTTTATATGGAGTTTTAGAGCTGATAAAACAAGGTAGTAGTTTATCGCAAGGATTTTCAGAGTTTAAAGACTTATATCCAGAATTTTTCATAGGAATAATTTCAATTGGCGAGAATACTGGAAAACTATATGAAGTGCTGAAGGGATTAAGTGTCTATTATGATAAATCGCTATTTATTAAGAAAGAAATCAAAAATGCATGTATTTATCCGATGTTTGTATTTATTTCAATGATATTACTCAGTATATTTTTGGTAAACGAAGTGATTCCAAACTTTTTCGAAATCTATAAATCTATGAATGTCAAATTACCAAAAGGGTGCCAAGTTATATATGATATGAGTATTGCTTTTAAGGACAATCATCTGGTTACTGGTGTGGCAATTTTTTCTTGGGGATTAATATTAATAATTCTTATAAAATGTTTATCTAATCAAATTAGCATAAACAAATTAACGAAGATAAGTATCGTAAGATCTTTTTTTGAGTATATAATGGTATTGCTTTTTTCTATAATAACAAGTACTGGAATAAACATTTCACAGGCTCTTAAATATTGTGAAAATAGTATGAGTTTTATGTATTTACGAAATAAAATTACTGAAATAAATTCAAGTATTATCAGCGGGGAAACTTTAACTGAATCTTTAGAGAAAAGCGGTGTCTTTTCAAAATATGCGTTAGCTATTGTAAGGATTAGAGAAGAGGGTGGGACAATAGAAGAAGGTTTTAAAGAATTAGCAAATACTCTAGAATATAGACTTAATGAGAAAATACAAAAATATTTGAAATTGATAAATCCGATTTTCATAATCATGATGGCCGGTTTTATAACTATATTTTTATTGATATTTGTCCTTCCGTTGTTTAATAATCTTCAGGGCGGAATAAGAAAATGA
- a CDS encoding type II secretion system protein, translating into MRSNGFTLIETMVSVFIITILLSVGISLSKFARNISKNMDNSEYIYEIQNLLSYGKAVCREKNNYGKITVKASKNEIKFIDGWDSIEKTVCIPKEIKIISGDINILVTPDGKISRGNTIKIIDNCGVKQDITIGVGVDLISIKNGEAI; encoded by the coding sequence ATGAGAAGCAATGGATTCACGTTAATCGAAACGATGGTAAGTGTTTTTATAATAACAATTTTACTTAGTGTAGGAATATCATTAAGTAAATTTGCTCGAAATATATCAAAAAATATGGACAATTCAGAATATATTTATGAGATTCAAAATTTACTTTCATATGGCAAAGCGGTTTGTAGAGAAAAGAATAACTATGGAAAAATAACTGTAAAGGCAAGTAAAAATGAAATTAAATTTATAGATGGTTGGGATAGTATAGAGAAGACTGTATGCATTCCGAAGGAAATAAAAATCATTAGTGGAGACATAAATATATTGGTAACGCCAGATGGAAAAATATCTAGGGGAAATACAATAAAGATAATAGATAATTGCGGCGTAAAGCAGGATATAACGATAGGCGTTGGAGTGGATTTGATTAGTATAAAGAATGGTGAGGCAATATGA
- a CDS encoding SpoIIIAH-like family protein → MTKKQCGIIFTLLALILCVGMLAAKLNNGGLNDPTDLSQVLSTDQSKTEQDTQALSQQNYFYDARSERDQQDSTTIQTLNSIISDANTSKEQKDQATKELTQKTMTKDSEGRIELSIKNKGYEDALCMLQSDKATVIVKSPNELQESETVAIQEIVQEISKIKDVIIQVQK, encoded by the coding sequence ATGACAAAGAAACAATGTGGGATTATATTTACATTATTAGCATTAATATTATGTGTAGGAATGCTAGCAGCAAAACTTAATAACGGAGGGCTAAACGATCCAACAGATTTAAGCCAGGTTTTATCTACTGATCAATCAAAAACTGAACAAGATACACAGGCTTTAAGTCAACAAAATTATTTTTATGATGCGCGAAGCGAAAGAGATCAACAGGATTCAACTACAATACAAACTTTAAATTCAATAATTTCAGATGCAAATACATCAAAGGAACAAAAGGATCAAGCAACAAAAGAGTTAACACAAAAAACAATGACAAAAGATAGCGAAGGAAGAATAGAATTAAGTATCAAAAATAAAGGTTATGAGGATGCTTTATGTATGTTACAATCAGATAAAGCAACAGTAATTGTTAAATCACCTAATGAACTTCAAGAAAGTGAAACTGTAGCTATACAAGAAATAGTTCAAGAGATATCAAAAATTAAAGACGTAATAATACAAGTACAAAAATAG
- the spoIIIAC gene encoding stage III sporulation protein AC: protein MHDITILFKIGGAGILLVVLDKVLTSSGKGEIAAITNIAGVVIILLMIVSIIGDLFSTVKTMFVM, encoded by the coding sequence ATGCATGATATAACTATACTTTTTAAAATTGGAGGAGCTGGGATACTTTTAGTAGTATTAGATAAGGTTCTTACTAGCAGTGGAAAAGGTGAGATTGCAGCTATAACAAATATTGCAGGAGTTGTAATAATTCTGCTTATGATAGTTTCGATCATAGGAGATTTATTTAGTACTGTTAAAACTATGTTTGTAATGTAG
- a CDS encoding GspE/PulE family protein, producing the protein MFKIKEYEIEDVDLGTAKNLKKEICEKYRVIPIKEKLDEVIVLSYGVTEEAKEYLRFIYNKNIVIKEIEERNYESLKNIIFGIDDKSLEEILITNAIKVNASDIHIEPQNGCVYVRYRINGSLVLVHKIDSDEYITLASKIKLKANMDITEKRRPQDGKIIVNYNNLKYDLRVSSIPVVYGEKLVIRILYCDNFDYNLEDLGFSESQIKLIRKIISLKNGLILISGPTGSGKTTTIYTILKEIDSKALNITTLEDPVEIVMPNINQMSLNKKLDIDFSNGLRSILRQDPDVIMIGEIRDEETASMAVRASITGHKVYSTIHCKSAREVYIRLENMGIKPYLLSDALVGIISQRLVKILCDNCKKIDDENSVNGRMLYKKCGCKMCNYSGYAGRQIISSVHFLQDNSEKRMMDLYKDSKYLSNENMKKDLEELLLRGKISNSDYIEFIEGERLNE; encoded by the coding sequence GTGTTTAAAATTAAGGAATATGAAATTGAAGATGTAGATTTAGGAACTGCTAAAAATTTAAAAAAAGAAATTTGTGAGAAGTATAGAGTTATTCCAATAAAAGAAAAATTGGACGAGGTAATAGTTTTGTCATATGGAGTAACTGAAGAAGCAAAAGAATATCTAAGATTTATATATAACAAAAACATAGTTATCAAAGAAATCGAAGAGAGAAATTACGAAAGCTTAAAAAATATAATATTTGGTATAGATGATAAATCACTAGAAGAGATATTGATAACTAATGCAATAAAGGTTAATGCTAGCGACATTCATATAGAACCTCAAAATGGCTGTGTTTATGTACGATATAGAATTAATGGTAGTTTAGTTTTGGTGCACAAAATAGATTCTGATGAATATATAACTCTTGCATCGAAGATTAAGCTCAAAGCTAATATGGACATAACTGAAAAAAGAAGACCTCAAGATGGAAAAATAATAGTTAATTATAATAATCTAAAATACGATTTAAGAGTATCTTCAATACCTGTAGTATACGGAGAAAAACTAGTAATTAGAATATTATATTGTGATAACTTTGACTATAATCTTGAGGACTTAGGATTCTCAGAAAGTCAAATTAAACTGATTAGAAAAATAATATCTTTGAAGAATGGACTTATATTAATTAGCGGTCCAACCGGTTCTGGCAAAACTACTACAATCTATACAATATTGAAAGAAATCGATTCCAAAGCTTTAAATATAACGACGTTGGAAGATCCAGTTGAAATAGTTATGCCTAATATCAACCAAATGAGTCTAAATAAAAAATTGGACATAGATTTCTCAAATGGTCTTAGAAGCATATTGAGACAGGACCCAGATGTGATTATGATTGGAGAGATTAGAGATGAAGAGACAGCTAGCATGGCGGTAAGGGCATCGATTACTGGGCATAAAGTATATAGCACTATCCACTGTAAATCAGCAAGGGAAGTTTATATAAGATTAGAGAATATGGGGATTAAACCATATCTATTAAGTGATGCGCTAGTTGGAATAATATCACAAAGATTAGTTAAGATTTTATGTGATAATTGTAAGAAGATAGATGATGAAAATTCAGTGAACGGAAGGATGTTATATAAAAAATGTGGTTGCAAAATGTGTAATTATTCAGGGTATGCAGGAAGACAAATAATCAGTTCAGTTCACTTCTTGCAGGACAATAGTGAAAAAAGGATGATGGATTTATATAAGGATAGCAAATACCTATCAAATGAAAATATGAAGAAGGATTTGGAAGAACTATTACTTCGAGGAAAGATATCTAATAGTGATTATATAGAATTTATAGAAGGGGAAAGATTGAATGAATAG
- the dapF gene encoding diaminopimelate epimerase, producing MNFYKMQGAGNDFVFIEDFNNEIKDECLLAKKLCDRHFGIGADGLVIVRKSEIAHAKMVIINADGSRANMCGNAIRCFGKYVYEHKIATGDKFSVETGDGIKEIEIILENENVKYVRVYMGNPSYNGCDIPLNNLESLIEKEITVDDKKYKMTTLLLGVPHTIIFESDREYNVIQEGSKIEKLDIFGEGSNVNFVKIVDDTHITVNTWERGAGATLACGTGCSASVVVAKDLGFVNKDKEIFVKAPGGELIIEVLGKDVYMKGPAEVVFKGELSL from the coding sequence ATGAACTTTTATAAAATGCAAGGGGCAGGAAATGATTTCGTATTTATTGAGGATTTCAATAATGAGATTAAAGATGAATGCTTATTAGCAAAAAAACTTTGTGACAGACATTTTGGCATTGGTGCTGATGGTCTTGTTATTGTTAGAAAATCAGAGATAGCTCATGCTAAAATGGTTATAATAAATGCCGACGGTTCAAGAGCTAATATGTGTGGAAATGCTATAAGATGTTTTGGAAAATATGTTTATGAACATAAAATAGCTACAGGGGATAAATTTTCAGTTGAAACTGGTGATGGAATTAAAGAAATTGAAATAATATTAGAAAATGAAAATGTTAAGTATGTAAGAGTTTATATGGGGAATCCATCTTATAACGGATGCGATATACCTTTAAATAATTTGGAAAGTCTTATAGAAAAAGAAATTACTGTAGATGATAAAAAGTATAAGATGACTACTTTACTACTTGGAGTTCCTCATACAATAATTTTCGAAAGTGATAGAGAATACAATGTTATTCAAGAGGGATCAAAGATAGAAAAATTGGATATATTCGGTGAAGGAAGTAACGTAAATTTTGTGAAAATAGTGGATGATACCCATATAACAGTTAATACATGGGAGAGAGGTGCTGGAGCTACATTAGCTTGTGGAACAGGATGCAGTGCTTCAGTAGTAGTTGCTAAGGATTTGGGATTTGTTAATAAAGATAAAGAAATTTTTGTTAAAGCTCCTGGAGGAGAGTTGATAATAGAAGTTTTAGGTAAAGATGTTTATATGAAAGGCCCTGCAGAAGTGGTTTTCAAGGGTGAACTTTCTTTATAA
- a CDS encoding CD1247 N-terminal domain-containing protein yields the protein MEELSKEIEALKKNLSKIENKEYKECFDNVYSILEVMNQRIEELTVNQETLEENIRFMDDDLSNIQDELFEEMSIDELNDMEDEYTEINCIHCNKPIFIEQSTLSNNEEIPCPYCKKNIKG from the coding sequence ATGGAAGAGCTTAGCAAAGAGATTGAAGCTTTAAAAAAGAATTTATCTAAAATAGAAAATAAGGAATATAAAGAATGTTTTGATAATGTATACTCTATTTTAGAAGTTATGAATCAAAGAATAGAAGAGTTGACTGTAAATCAAGAAACATTGGAAGAAAATATTAGATTTATGGATGATGATTTATCAAATATTCAAGATGAACTATTTGAAGAGATGTCTATAGATGAATTAAATGATATGGAAGATGAATATACGGAAATAAACTGTATTCATTGTAATAAACCAATTTTTATTGAACAATCCACCCTAAGCAATAACGAAGAAATTCCATGTCCTTATTGTAAAAAGAATATAAAAGGATAA
- the spoIIIAF gene encoding stage III sporulation protein AF, producing MFMEALKKFVITLVTVLIFMSAVEMIAPSKMKKYIKFVLGLILITIILNPILQFVEGGEKNFTDVINNYEQVFSKDRDTANFDSINTLSRSNKDDERKKAFVANFNKNCDNILKNNFKDMNFKSEVDCDVDFSKVTINVKKLRIGVSSNKINKIKKIVISKGADENNEGKNAEYSEIADFASNELNIPKEKIEVYGLEE from the coding sequence ATGTTTATGGAAGCTTTAAAAAAATTTGTAATTACCCTTGTGACTGTTCTTATATTTATGAGCGCTGTAGAGATGATTGCTCCTAGTAAGATGAAGAAATATATAAAATTCGTCTTAGGATTAATATTAATAACAATTATATTAAATCCAATTTTGCAATTTGTAGAAGGTGGAGAAAAAAACTTTACAGATGTAATTAATAATTATGAACAAGTGTTTTCAAAAGATAGAGATACAGCTAATTTTGACAGTATAAATACATTAAGCAGAAGTAATAAAGATGATGAGAGAAAAAAAGCATTTGTAGCTAACTTTAATAAAAATTGTGATAACATTTTAAAAAATAATTTCAAGGATATGAATTTTAAGAGCGAAGTTGATTGTGATGTAGATTTTAGTAAGGTAACTATAAATGTAAAGAAACTTAGGATAGGTGTAAGTAGTAATAAAATAAATAAAATAAAAAAAATAGTAATAAGCAAAGGTGCAGATGAAAATAACGAAGGGAAAAATGCAGAATACAGTGAAATAGCCGATTTTGCAAGCAATGAATTAAACATTCCAAAGGAGAAAATAGAAGTATATGGATTAGAGGAGTAG